GCACAGTCGCTCGTGGCTGCCTCGACCGCCGAGACCGCATTCATTACGTTGTCCGAGGAGGGACGGTCCGCCGAGCGCTGACTGCCGGTGAAGACGATGGGCACCGGCGTGTCGAGCATGAAGGCCATCGCCGCGGCGGAGAACTGCATCGTGTCGGTGCCGTGCATGACGACGACGCCGTCCGCGCCGGCCTCGATCTCCTCGTAGATGGCGGTCGCGAGGTCACGCCAGACGGCCGGCGTCATGTTCTCCGAGAGGATGTTGGCGACGACGCGGCCCCGGTAGTTGGCCATCCCGGCGAGGTCCGGCACCGCCCGGAGGACGTCCTCGGCGTCGAACTGCGCGGTCACCGCACCCGTGCGGTAGTCGACGGTCGAGGCGATGGTCCCACCGGTGGAGATGAGCGACACCGTCGGGAGGTCGTCGTCGAACTCGATCTCGGACTGGGCCTGCTCGTCCTGTGCGCTCTCGACGTCGTAGACGCCCGACTCCAGGACGTCGACGTCGGCGTCCGTGCGGTCGATGCCGACGTTGTACCCGCCGTCGAGCTTGACGACGAGGTGGTCGGGCGTACTGGAGGGGAGCAAGACGCCCTCGTAGGTCTGGCCCGCGCGGTCGACGCGGACCCGGTCGCCTGCGTTCATGCGCGCCCCTTCCTGCCCGTGCGACTTGAACCCACTCGTTTCGAGACGGCGCAGGGTTCTGACACGCGCCCGAAAGGACCATAGGCGTCCCACCCCCA
The DNA window shown above is from Haloarcula halobia and carries:
- the gatD gene encoding Glu-tRNA(Gln) amidotransferase subunit GatD, with product MNAGDRVRVDRAGQTYEGVLLPSSTPDHLVVKLDGGYNVGIDRTDADVDVLESGVYDVESAQDEQAQSEIEFDDDLPTVSLISTGGTIASTVDYRTGAVTAQFDAEDVLRAVPDLAGMANYRGRVVANILSENMTPAVWRDLATAIYEEIEAGADGVVVMHGTDTMQFSAAAMAFMLDTPVPIVFTGSQRSADRPSSDNVMNAVSAVEAATSDCAEVLVCMHEDESDDRCALHRGTRVRKNHTSRRDAFETVGAKPLGRVDYDVDGDDAVTFRREYTERGATDLALTDDVETDVELVKFTPGMDTTLLETAAEHSEGIVIEGTGLGHVNTEWISVIEDLDVPVVMTSQCLEGRVCDRVYDTGRDLLDAGVLEGEDMLPGTAKVKLMWALANSGDVEDTMAESLAGEIQARSTPWL